The proteins below come from a single Marinobacter bohaiensis genomic window:
- the metF gene encoding methylenetetrahydrofolate reductase [NAD(P)H], whose amino-acid sequence MESQKQFKRRFSFEFFPPKTDQGKEKLQTVRNQLAEVNPDFFSVTFGAGGSTRDRTIDTVLSLHKQGISTAPHLSCVGGTRESIAELLDLYKENGVNRIVALRGDLPSGMGAAGELRYANELVSFIREHTGDTFNIEVAAYPEFHPQAPSAEDDLKNFARKVEAGANSAITQYFFNADSYFYFIDRLEKMGITIPVVPGIMPIVNFSNLARFSEMCGAEIPRWIRKQLEAYGDDSDSIRQFGEEVVTRMCEKLLDAGAPGLHFYTLNQATASVNIWNNLGLADRDKIAF is encoded by the coding sequence ATGGAATCCCAGAAACAATTCAAACGACGCTTCAGCTTCGAGTTTTTCCCACCCAAGACCGACCAGGGCAAGGAAAAGCTGCAGACGGTCCGCAACCAGCTGGCTGAAGTGAACCCGGACTTCTTCTCCGTGACCTTCGGTGCCGGCGGCTCCACCCGCGACCGCACCATCGACACCGTGCTGAGCCTGCACAAACAGGGCATCTCCACGGCGCCGCACCTGTCCTGCGTGGGCGGCACCCGGGAGAGCATTGCCGAGCTGCTGGACCTGTACAAGGAAAACGGCGTCAACCGCATCGTGGCCCTGCGCGGCGACCTGCCCTCAGGCATGGGCGCAGCCGGCGAACTGCGTTACGCCAACGAGCTGGTGAGTTTCATCCGCGAGCACACCGGCGACACCTTCAACATCGAAGTAGCGGCCTACCCGGAGTTCCATCCGCAAGCCCCCAGCGCCGAGGATGACCTGAAGAACTTCGCACGCAAGGTGGAGGCCGGTGCCAACAGCGCCATCACCCAGTACTTCTTCAACGCCGACAGCTATTTCTACTTCATCGACCGCCTGGAGAAGATGGGGATCACCATTCCGGTGGTGCCGGGCATCATGCCCATCGTCAACTTCTCCAACCTGGCGCGTTTCTCCGAGATGTGCGGCGCGGAAATCCCGCGCTGGATCCGCAAGCAGCTGGAAGCCTATGGCGACGACAGCGACAGCATCCGCCAGTTCGGCGAGGAAGTCGTTACCCGCATGTGCGAGAAGCTGCTCGACGCCGGCGCGCCTGGCCTGCACTTCTATACACTGAACCAGGCCACCGCCAGCGTGAACATCTGGAACAACCTGGGCCTGGCGGATCGCGACAAGATCGCGTTCTGA
- a CDS encoding DUF2505 domain-containing protein: MKFDVVHPYEARLDTVLDAFFDENHIRAKNERLGHRNVAVRENQRDDSAGKLVVEREMTTSVKVPGALSAFHREWNSVRQEEHWFRKDATEWHCEFRVRIDGVPAKIHGNMQLKGNGAVSANHVSLDVYCDVPFLGKKIAQFLVDDMRYKLEQEYDATRGLLR, from the coding sequence ATGAAGTTTGATGTGGTGCATCCGTACGAGGCTCGTCTCGATACGGTATTGGACGCATTTTTCGACGAGAATCACATTCGGGCCAAGAATGAACGTCTGGGCCATCGCAATGTGGCGGTGCGCGAGAACCAACGCGATGACAGCGCTGGCAAGCTGGTGGTGGAGCGGGAGATGACCACGTCGGTGAAGGTGCCGGGGGCGTTGTCGGCGTTTCATCGGGAATGGAACTCGGTGCGCCAGGAAGAGCACTGGTTCCGCAAGGATGCGACCGAGTGGCACTGTGAGTTCCGGGTCCGCATCGACGGGGTGCCGGCGAAGATTCACGGCAACATGCAGCTCAAGGGCAACGGCGCGGTGAGCGCCAATCACGTGTCTCTCGACGTGTATTGCGACGTGCCGTTCCTGGGCAAGAAAATCGCCCAGTTCCTGGTGGACGACATGCGCTACAAGCTGGAGCAGGAATACGACGCTACGCGCGGCTTATTGCGCTGA
- a CDS encoding amino acid ABC transporter permease, which translates to MESGFQFDWSAAIGSVPYLLKGIPYTLLISFGGLLIGFAIGIVMGLASISRNRLLRWPATAYIEIFRGTPILVQVLFIFYGLPDIVGGPINALTAGIAAIALNSGAYISEVVRGGVQSIDKGQSEAGLSLGLSRSQTFWSVVWPQALRRMIPPLGNQAIVSIKDTSLFSVIGVGELVRQGQIYIATTFTAFEVYFMVALLYLAITLTLSFLLRLAERRGLAST; encoded by the coding sequence GTGGAATCCGGCTTTCAATTCGATTGGAGCGCCGCCATTGGCTCGGTGCCCTATCTGTTAAAAGGCATTCCCTACACCCTGCTCATTTCCTTTGGCGGCCTGCTGATCGGCTTCGCCATCGGGATTGTCATGGGTCTGGCCAGTATCAGCCGCAATCGCCTGCTACGCTGGCCCGCCACCGCCTACATCGAAATCTTCCGGGGCACGCCTATCCTGGTGCAGGTCCTGTTCATCTTCTACGGTCTGCCGGACATCGTCGGCGGCCCGATCAACGCGCTGACCGCAGGCATCGCCGCCATCGCGCTCAACTCCGGCGCCTACATTTCGGAAGTCGTTCGCGGCGGCGTCCAGTCCATCGACAAGGGCCAGAGCGAAGCCGGCCTGTCCCTGGGGCTGTCCCGCTCGCAGACCTTCTGGTCGGTCGTCTGGCCTCAGGCCCTGCGCCGGATGATTCCGCCGCTGGGTAACCAGGCCATCGTCAGCATCAAGGACACGTCCCTGTTCTCCGTCATCGGCGTGGGCGAGCTGGTCCGTCAGGGCCAGATCTACATCGCCACCACCTTCACCGCATTCGAGGTGTACTTCATGGTGGCCCTGCTCTATCTCGCCATCACCCTGACGCTCTCGTTCCTGCTTCGTCTTGCGGAGCGGCGCGGACTGGCATCGACCTGA
- a CDS encoding metalloregulator ArsR/SmtB family transcription factor, protein MNSIASIDSELSPSLDQLAPVFKASGDPLRLEILRVLQRDTFGVMELSQIFGVRQSGMSHHLKVLAKAGLLEPQREGNAIFYRRPLRARSQELTDQAVRQVFALVDQVALPDHLNARIREVRDQRADQSQAFFARHAEQFREQQELIAAFEHYAEPVAELVRQKAAQLSGRDSLEIGPGEGAFLAELSRSSRQVVAVDNSRDMLSRAKVACGEAGLDNVELIEGTTDLIRGGQAGRFQLVVANMVLHHVPNPADIFEDAAALMRDGGCLIISDLCSHDQNWAKANCGDLWLGFEPEELTAWAEDAGLSTGETLFIGLRNGFQVQVREFWKHS, encoded by the coding sequence ATGAACAGTATTGCCTCCATCGACTCCGAACTGTCGCCGTCACTGGATCAACTGGCGCCGGTCTTCAAGGCCAGCGGCGATCCGCTGCGCCTGGAAATTCTGCGCGTGCTGCAGCGGGACACCTTCGGCGTGATGGAGCTGAGCCAGATTTTCGGGGTTCGCCAGTCGGGCATGAGCCACCACCTGAAGGTGCTGGCCAAGGCCGGCCTGCTTGAGCCCCAGCGCGAAGGCAATGCCATTTTCTACCGTCGCCCGCTGCGCGCCCGCAGCCAGGAACTGACCGATCAGGCCGTGCGCCAGGTGTTTGCGCTGGTGGACCAGGTGGCCCTGCCGGATCACCTGAACGCGCGCATCCGCGAAGTACGTGACCAGCGGGCCGATCAGTCCCAGGCGTTCTTCGCGCGCCATGCGGAGCAGTTCCGCGAACAACAGGAACTGATCGCCGCGTTCGAGCACTACGCCGAGCCGGTCGCGGAACTGGTGCGTCAGAAGGCGGCCCAACTGAGTGGGCGGGACAGCCTGGAAATCGGCCCCGGCGAAGGCGCCTTTCTGGCGGAACTGAGCCGTTCGAGCAGGCAGGTGGTGGCGGTGGACAACTCCCGCGACATGCTGTCCCGGGCAAAGGTCGCGTGCGGCGAGGCCGGCCTGGACAACGTCGAGTTGATCGAAGGCACCACCGACCTGATCCGGGGCGGCCAGGCCGGCCGCTTCCAACTGGTGGTGGCCAATATGGTGCTGCACCACGTGCCCAACCCGGCGGATATTTTCGAGGATGCGGCGGCGCTGATGCGCGACGGCGGCTGCCTGATCATCAGCGACCTGTGCAGCCACGACCAGAACTGGGCGAAGGCCAACTGCGGCGACCTCTGGCTGGGCTTCGAGCCGGAAGAACTGACCGCTTGGGCGGAAGACGCCGGCCTGAGCACCGGTGAGACGCTTTTTATCGGTTTACGTAACGGTTTCCAGGTCCAGGTCCGTGAATTCTGGAAACACTCATGA
- the metK gene encoding methionine adenosyltransferase yields MSDYSIFTSESVSEGHPDKLADQISDAVLDTILTEDPNARVACETMVKTGVAIVGGEITTSAWVDLEDLVRSVIKDIGYTSSDVGFDGDTCGVINIIGKQSVDIAQGVDRQKPEDQGAGDQGLMFGYASDETDVLMPAPICYAHRLVERQAEARKNGLLPWLRPDAKSQVTCRYENGRVTGIDAIVLSTQHDPNVSQADLKEAVMELIVKNVIPAELLDEHTKFHINPTGKFVIGGPVGDCGLTGRKIIVDTYGGMARHGGGAFSGKDPSKVDRSAAYAGRYVAKNIVAAGLAQRCEVQVSYAIGVAEPTSISVNTFGTGKIADDKIIQLVRQHFDLRPYAITRMLDLQHPMYRATAAYGHFGRDPFEMTVGGKTFTAFPWEKTDRAAALKDDAGI; encoded by the coding sequence ATGTCTGACTACAGCATCTTCACGTCCGAGTCTGTATCCGAAGGTCATCCGGACAAACTGGCCGACCAGATTTCCGATGCCGTACTCGACACCATCCTGACCGAGGACCCCAATGCCCGCGTGGCGTGCGAAACCATGGTCAAGACCGGTGTGGCGATCGTCGGCGGCGAAATCACCACCTCCGCCTGGGTCGATCTGGAAGATCTGGTGCGCTCGGTGATCAAGGACATCGGCTACACCTCGTCCGACGTCGGCTTCGACGGCGACACCTGCGGTGTGATCAACATCATCGGCAAGCAGTCGGTGGATATCGCCCAGGGCGTGGACCGCCAGAAGCCGGAAGACCAGGGCGCCGGCGACCAGGGCCTGATGTTCGGCTACGCCAGCGACGAGACCGACGTACTGATGCCGGCGCCGATCTGCTACGCCCACCGTCTGGTGGAGCGCCAGGCGGAAGCGCGCAAGAACGGCCTGCTGCCGTGGCTGCGCCCGGACGCCAAGAGCCAGGTCACCTGCCGCTACGAGAACGGCCGTGTCACCGGCATCGACGCCATCGTCCTGTCCACCCAGCACGATCCCAACGTCAGCCAGGCGGACCTGAAAGAGGCCGTCATGGAGCTGATCGTCAAGAACGTCATTCCGGCGGAACTGCTGGACGAGCACACCAAGTTCCACATCAACCCGACCGGCAAGTTCGTGATCGGCGGTCCGGTGGGTGACTGTGGTCTGACCGGCCGCAAGATCATCGTCGACACCTACGGCGGTATGGCCCGCCACGGCGGCGGCGCCTTCTCCGGCAAGGACCCGTCCAAGGTCGACCGCTCCGCCGCCTACGCCGGCCGCTACGTTGCCAAGAACATCGTCGCCGCCGGCCTGGCCCAGCGTTGCGAGGTTCAGGTGTCCTACGCCATCGGCGTGGCCGAGCCGACGTCCATCTCGGTGAACACGTTCGGCACCGGCAAGATCGCCGACGACAAGATCATCCAGCTGGTGCGCCAGCACTTCGACCTGCGCCCGTATGCCATCACGCGCATGCTCGACCTGCAGCATCCGATGTACCGCGCCACCGCGGCCTACGGCCACTTCGGTCGCGATCCGTTCGAGATGACCGTCGGCGGCAAGACCTTCACCGCCTTCCCGTGGGAGAAGACGGACAGGGCAGCGGCGCTGAAGGATGACGCGGGCATCTGA
- a CDS encoding transporter substrate-binding domain-containing protein, with protein MSTKWLKTVSATVALTLGSTMVSAETLRAVTDPSFVPFEMMDQESGEMVGFDMDILAEVAKRAGFDYELNTMDFNGIIPALQTGNVDIALAGITITEEREKIVDFSDPYYDSGLRLLVKSSDDSIKTVDDLEGKKVGTKIGSTSYDYLTKNIEDDDGVTPYPGSADMYMALMSGSVDAVFYDAPNVGYFARTKGKNRVTTVGPLYEGQQYGIALKSGSEWLDEVNDALAAMKEDGTYKEIYEKWFGPMPEDM; from the coding sequence ATGAGCACCAAATGGCTGAAGACCGTGAGTGCAACCGTCGCCCTGACCCTGGGCTCAACAATGGTCAGCGCAGAGACCCTGCGGGCCGTCACCGACCCGAGCTTCGTACCCTTTGAGATGATGGACCAGGAATCCGGCGAGATGGTCGGTTTCGATATGGACATCCTCGCCGAAGTCGCCAAGCGCGCCGGCTTCGACTACGAGCTGAACACCATGGACTTCAACGGTATTATCCCGGCCCTGCAAACCGGTAACGTCGACATTGCCCTGGCCGGCATCACCATCACCGAAGAGCGTGAGAAGATTGTCGACTTCTCCGACCCGTACTACGACTCCGGCCTGCGTCTGCTGGTCAAGAGCAGCGACGACTCCATCAAGACCGTCGACGACCTGGAAGGCAAGAAGGTCGGCACCAAGATCGGCAGCACCAGCTACGACTACCTGACCAAGAACATCGAGGACGATGACGGCGTTACCCCGTATCCGGGCAGTGCCGACATGTACATGGCCCTGATGTCCGGCAGCGTGGACGCGGTCTTCTACGACGCGCCGAACGTTGGCTACTTCGCCCGCACCAAAGGCAAGAACCGCGTCACCACCGTCGGCCCGCTGTACGAAGGCCAGCAGTACGGTATCGCCCTGAAGAGCGGCAGCGAGTGGCTCGACGAAGTCAATGACGCCCTGGCCGCCATGAAAGAGGACGGCACCTACAAAGAGATTTACGAGAAGTGGTTCGGCCCGATGCCGGAAGACATGTAA
- a CDS encoding adenosylmethionine--8-amino-7-oxononanoate transaminase translates to MRNADLVKRDLKSVWHPCTQMKDHESLPLIPIKRGEGVWLEDFEENRYIDAVSSWWVNLFGHANPRINAAIREQTEQLEHVILAGFSHEPVVRLSERLIEVTPEGLNKCFYADNGSSAIEAALKMSYHYWRNHGKPGKKNFVNLGNSYHGETLGALALGDVSLYKDTYEPLLMEVITAPSPDAFNREPGESWEDYALRQFEAMDRILAEQHEEICAVVVEPLIQCAGGMRMHHAIYHKKLREACDKYGVHLIADEIAVGFGRTGTMFACEQSGITPDFMCLSKGLTAGYLPLSVVLTTDNVYDAFYDDYETMRAFLHSHSYTGNPIGCAVALATLDIFRDDHVIENNQRLARCMGESVAHLADHPNVGDIRQHGMTLGIEMVKDKASKTPFPWQERRGIRVYRHSLTRQALLRPLGNVVYFMPPYIITEEQIRHLAQVATEGIEIAVRD, encoded by the coding sequence ATGCGCAACGCCGATCTCGTCAAGCGGGACCTGAAATCCGTCTGGCACCCCTGCACCCAGATGAAAGACCACGAAAGCCTGCCGCTGATCCCGATCAAGCGCGGCGAAGGGGTCTGGCTGGAGGACTTTGAAGAGAACCGCTACATCGACGCGGTCAGCTCCTGGTGGGTCAACCTGTTCGGCCACGCCAACCCGCGCATCAACGCCGCCATCCGCGAGCAGACCGAACAGCTCGAACACGTCATCCTGGCCGGGTTCAGCCACGAGCCGGTGGTTCGCCTGTCCGAGCGCCTGATCGAAGTCACCCCGGAAGGGCTGAACAAGTGCTTCTACGCCGACAATGGCTCCTCCGCCATCGAAGCGGCGCTGAAGATGAGCTATCACTACTGGCGCAACCACGGCAAACCGGGCAAGAAGAACTTCGTCAACCTGGGCAACAGCTACCACGGCGAAACCCTGGGCGCCCTGGCCCTGGGCGACGTGTCCCTGTACAAGGACACCTACGAGCCACTGCTGATGGAAGTGATCACCGCGCCCTCTCCGGACGCCTTCAATCGCGAGCCGGGCGAAAGCTGGGAAGATTACGCCCTGCGCCAGTTCGAGGCGATGGACAGGATCCTCGCCGAGCAGCACGAGGAAATCTGCGCCGTGGTGGTCGAGCCGCTGATCCAGTGCGCCGGCGGCATGCGCATGCACCACGCCATCTACCACAAGAAACTGCGCGAAGCCTGTGACAAGTACGGCGTGCACCTGATCGCCGACGAGATCGCCGTGGGCTTCGGCCGCACCGGAACGATGTTCGCCTGCGAGCAGTCCGGCATCACCCCGGACTTCATGTGTCTTTCCAAGGGCCTGACCGCCGGCTACCTGCCGCTGTCCGTGGTGCTCACCACCGACAACGTCTACGACGCCTTCTACGACGACTACGAGACCATGCGGGCCTTCCTGCACTCCCACAGCTACACCGGCAACCCCATCGGATGCGCGGTGGCCCTGGCCACGCTGGACATCTTCCGCGACGACCACGTGATCGAGAACAACCAGCGCCTGGCCCGGTGCATGGGCGAGTCGGTAGCGCACCTGGCCGACCACCCCAACGTCGGCGATATCCGCCAGCACGGCATGACCCTGGGCATCGAGATGGTCAAGGACAAGGCCAGCAAGACGCCCTTCCCCTGGCAGGAACGGCGCGGCATCCGGGTCTACCGCCACTCGCTCACCCGCCAGGCCCTGTTGCGGCCGCTAGGCAACGTGGTCTACTTTATGCCGCCATACATCATTACCGAGGAGCAGATCCGGCATCTGGCCCAGGTCGCCACCGAAGGCATCGAGATCGCGGTGCGCGACTGA
- the ahcY gene encoding adenosylhomocysteinase produces MSTPAEQFSSAADYKVRDISLADWGRKEIMIAESEMPALMALRHKYKSEQPLKGAKIMGCIHMTIQTAVLIETLVELGAEVRWSSCNIFSTQDHAAAAIADQGVPVFAWKGETDEEYDWCLERTVGADVDGWEPNMVLDDGGDLTALLHDKFPEILANCHGVTEETTTGVHRLQEMLREGTLKVPAINVNDSITKSKNDNKYGCRHSLNDAIKRATDHLLSGKKALVIGYGDVGKGSAASLRQEGMIVKVTEADPICAMQACMDGFEVVSPFNGGVNTGTEAGVNAELLGNTDLLVTTTGNVNVCDANMLKALKAGAVVCNIGHFDNEIDTAFMRKQWEWEEIKPQVHLIHRDKAAGDYLILLSEGRLVNLGNATGHPSRIMDGSFANQVLAQMYLFERRFADLPEDARAKGVYVQVLPKQLDEEVARAMVEGFGGTITKLTPDQAKYIGVDVEGPFKPESYKY; encoded by the coding sequence ATGAGCACACCGGCCGAACAATTCAGCAGCGCAGCGGACTACAAGGTTCGCGACATTTCCCTGGCCGACTGGGGCCGCAAGGAAATCATGATCGCCGAAAGCGAAATGCCCGCGCTGATGGCCTTGCGCCACAAGTACAAGAGCGAACAGCCGCTCAAGGGCGCCAAAATCATGGGCTGTATCCACATGACCATCCAGACCGCCGTGCTGATCGAGACACTGGTGGAGCTGGGCGCCGAAGTGCGCTGGTCCTCGTGCAACATCTTCTCCACCCAGGATCACGCCGCCGCGGCCATCGCCGACCAGGGCGTGCCGGTCTTCGCCTGGAAGGGTGAGACCGACGAAGAGTACGACTGGTGCCTGGAGCGCACCGTCGGCGCCGACGTGGACGGCTGGGAGCCGAACATGGTACTGGACGACGGCGGCGACCTGACCGCCCTGCTGCACGACAAGTTCCCGGAAATCCTGGCCAACTGTCACGGCGTCACCGAGGAAACCACCACTGGCGTGCACCGCCTGCAGGAAATGCTGCGCGAAGGCACCCTGAAAGTCCCGGCGATCAACGTCAACGACTCCATCACCAAGTCCAAGAACGACAACAAGTACGGTTGTCGTCACAGCCTGAACGACGCCATCAAGCGCGCCACCGACCACCTGCTGTCCGGCAAGAAGGCGCTGGTTATCGGCTACGGCGATGTGGGCAAGGGGTCCGCGGCGTCCCTGCGTCAGGAAGGCATGATCGTGAAAGTCACCGAGGCGGATCCGATCTGCGCAATGCAGGCCTGCATGGATGGCTTCGAAGTGGTGTCCCCGTTCAACGGCGGCGTCAACACCGGCACTGAAGCCGGCGTCAACGCCGAGCTGCTGGGCAACACCGACCTGCTGGTGACCACCACCGGTAACGTCAACGTGTGCGACGCCAACATGCTCAAGGCCCTCAAGGCCGGCGCGGTGGTCTGCAATATCGGCCACTTCGACAACGAAATCGACACCGCCTTCATGCGCAAGCAGTGGGAATGGGAAGAGATCAAGCCGCAGGTGCACCTGATCCACCGCGACAAGGCCGCCGGCGACTACCTGATCCTGCTGTCCGAGGGCCGTCTGGTGAACCTGGGCAACGCCACTGGTCACCCGTCGCGCATCATGGACGGCTCTTTCGCCAACCAGGTGCTGGCACAGATGTACCTGTTCGAGCGTCGCTTCGCCGACCTGCCAGAAGACGCCCGCGCCAAGGGCGTCTACGTCCAGGTCCTGCCCAAGCAGCTGGACGAGGAAGTGGCCCGCGCCATGGTGGAAGGCTTCGGCGGCACCATCACCAAGCTGACACCGGACCAGGCCAAGTACATCGGCGTCGATGTGGAAGGCCCGTTCAAGCCGGAAAGCTACAAGTACTGA
- a CDS encoding amino acid ABC transporter ATP-binding protein, with the protein MEKIVRMQRLNKFFGSHHVLKDIDLEVQPGEVVVVIGASGSGKSTLIRCVNGLEEYESGELVVDQQPLAPKGGNQKSLAAIRKEVGMVFQQFNLFPHLTVKQNIMLAPMKVKETNKRAAEATAMKLLDRVGIANQAEKYPTQLSGGQQQRVAIARALAMEPRLMLFDEPTSALDPEMIGEVLDVMRELAKEGMTMMVVTHEMGFAREVADRVIYIHGGQIVEEGKPQDVFDNPQNERTQSFLSRVLKH; encoded by the coding sequence ATGGAAAAGATCGTGCGCATGCAGCGCCTGAACAAGTTCTTCGGCTCGCACCATGTCCTCAAGGACATTGATCTGGAGGTGCAACCGGGGGAAGTCGTGGTCGTCATCGGCGCCAGCGGCTCCGGCAAGTCCACCCTGATCCGTTGCGTCAACGGACTGGAGGAGTACGAATCCGGCGAGCTGGTGGTCGACCAGCAACCGCTGGCCCCGAAAGGCGGCAACCAGAAATCCCTGGCCGCGATCCGCAAGGAAGTGGGCATGGTGTTCCAGCAGTTCAATCTGTTCCCGCACCTGACGGTGAAACAGAACATCATGCTGGCACCGATGAAGGTCAAGGAGACCAACAAGCGCGCCGCCGAGGCTACCGCCATGAAGCTGCTGGACCGGGTGGGCATCGCCAACCAGGCGGAGAAATACCCAACCCAGCTGTCCGGCGGCCAGCAACAACGTGTGGCCATTGCCCGGGCACTGGCCATGGAGCCGCGCCTGATGCTGTTCGACGAACCGACCTCGGCGCTGGACCCGGAGATGATCGGCGAAGTGCTGGACGTCATGCGGGAACTGGCCAAGGAAGGGATGACCATGATGGTCGTGACCCATGAAATGGGCTTTGCCCGGGAAGTGGCGGACCGCGTCATCTACATCCACGGCGGCCAGATCGTCGAGGAAGGCAAGCCCCAGGACGTGTTCGACAACCCGCAGAACGAGCGGACCCAGTCGTTCCTGTCGCGGGTCCTCAAGCACTGA